From a region of the Helicoverpa armigera isolate CAAS_96S chromosome 14, ASM3070526v1, whole genome shotgun sequence genome:
- the LOC110375357 gene encoding uncharacterized protein LOC110375357, with protein MADPGTHWLLQRVHATSERRTARRPPFCNQYSVRMEPNQREFRCKCKNMVTALKDGWTEEKCIQLIREYRIRPLLWDQKNPLFYRKDSKPKAWEEVGNALNTSPDVCKHKMNTLLSSFRREKAKIMHSIKETGDTSQAHKSIWFAFKDMSFLLDKENERKRQLNSTDDDVDDDDDDDDSTSNNHLIRNLETPVPMKRCRLSLSVRKELGQKIADLGRARNIQPALQSTPGPSQTPEEREEEIKSFATFIASKMKKYLDGTKNAVQQAICDIIFKADQNHYDQDCFTIIDDDTDPLNRDIYHLTDTEIKVQHDSDNSD; from the exons ATGGCTGATCCGGGCACTCATTGGTTACTGCAACGCGTTCATGCGACGTCAGAGCGTAGGACAGCGCGCCGGCCGCCATTTTGTAACCAGTATAGCGTCCGCATGGAGCCGAATCAACGCGAGTTTCGTTGCAAGTGTAAAAATATGGTTACAGCCTTGAAAGACGGCTGGACTGAAGAAAAATGCATACAGCTAATACGAGAATACAGAATCAGACCGCTTTTGTGGGACCAAAAGAATCCGTTATTTTACAGAAAGGACAGTAAGCCGAAGGCTTGGGAAGAAGTAGGCAACGCACTAAATACTTCACCAGATGTATGTAAACACAAGATGAATACGTTGCTGTCGTCTTTCCGACGAGAAAAAGCCAAAATCATGCACAGCATAAAGGAAACAGGAG ATACATCTCAAGCTCACAAAAGTATATGGTTCGCATTTAAAGATATGTCATTCCTTTTGGATAAAGAAAATGAAAGAAAGCGACAATTAAAT AGTACAGATGACGacgtagatgatgatgatgatgatgacgattcTACTTCAAACAATCATTTGATAAGAAACCTGGAAACACCTGTGCCAATGAAGAGATGTCGACTTTCACTGTCTGTTCGAAAAGAGCTAGGCCAGAAAATAGCGGACTTAGGACGAGCACGTAATATTCAACCTGCTTTGCAATCAACACCAGGACCCAGTCAAACACCAGAAGAAAGAGAAGAGGAGATTAAATCATTCGCTACATTTATAGccagtaaaatgaaaaaatatttagacgGTACTAAAAACGCAGTACAACAAGCCATTTGCGACATTATATTTAAAGCCGACCAGAATCATTATGATCAAGATTGTTTTACTATAATTGATGACGACACAGATCCTCTCAACAGAGACATATATCATCTAACTGATACAGAAATTAAAGTGCAACATGACTCGGACAATAGTGATTAG